One Phycisphaera mikurensis NBRC 102666 DNA window includes the following coding sequences:
- a CDS encoding NAD-dependent epimerase/dehydratase family protein — protein MPSHVLVTGGAGFIGSHVVDRLLQAGHRVRVVDALDPQVHAATTGGGAHASIAAFPEHLDPTAEAVRGDLADPGVADAAVEGVDRVIHLAAAVGVGQSMYEIAGYTRANDLATAQLLEAIVRRRGAVKRLTVASSMSVYGEGRYEDADGDAVPPEATGRRREDLENDRWEPMDGAGRPLVPRPTAEDKPTDCSSVYALGKLVQEQMCGIVGDAYGIPTTALRFFNVYGPRQALSNPYTGVIAIFASRLLNGRRPRVFEDGQQRRDFVSVHDVADAVVASTLDDALPAGVFNIGSGASVCIRELAEQLASVLGRDDLTPELTGNFRIGDIRHCFADTGKAERELGFAPKVSLVEGMAELAGWLETQEAQDNVEAAGRELAERGLTV, from the coding sequence ATGCCTTCTCACGTCCTGGTCACCGGCGGCGCCGGCTTCATCGGGAGCCATGTGGTCGACCGGCTGCTCCAGGCGGGGCACCGCGTGCGGGTGGTCGACGCGCTCGACCCGCAGGTCCACGCCGCCACGACCGGAGGCGGCGCCCACGCGTCGATCGCGGCCTTCCCCGAGCACCTCGACCCGACCGCGGAGGCCGTCCGCGGCGACCTGGCCGACCCGGGCGTGGCCGACGCGGCGGTGGAGGGGGTGGACCGGGTGATCCACCTCGCCGCCGCGGTGGGCGTCGGCCAGAGCATGTACGAGATCGCCGGCTACACGCGGGCGAACGACCTCGCCACGGCCCAGCTGCTCGAGGCGATCGTCCGCCGCCGCGGCGCGGTGAAGCGGCTGACCGTGGCGTCGAGCATGTCCGTCTACGGCGAGGGTCGCTACGAGGACGCCGACGGCGACGCGGTGCCGCCCGAGGCGACCGGCCGCCGGCGCGAGGACCTCGAGAACGACCGCTGGGAGCCGATGGACGGCGCCGGCCGCCCGCTCGTGCCGCGGCCGACCGCCGAGGACAAGCCGACCGACTGCAGCAGCGTGTACGCGCTGGGGAAGCTGGTGCAGGAGCAGATGTGCGGCATCGTCGGCGACGCCTACGGGATCCCCACGACGGCGCTGCGCTTCTTCAACGTCTACGGGCCGCGGCAGGCGCTCAGCAACCCGTACACCGGCGTGATCGCGATCTTCGCCAGCCGCCTGCTCAACGGGCGGCGGCCGCGGGTCTTCGAGGACGGGCAGCAGCGGCGCGACTTCGTCTCGGTCCACGACGTCGCCGACGCGGTCGTCGCCTCGACCCTGGACGACGCGCTGCCCGCCGGGGTGTTCAACATCGGCAGCGGCGCGTCGGTGTGCATCCGCGAGCTCGCCGAGCAGCTCGCCTCGGTGCTCGGGCGCGACGACCTCACCCCCGAGCTCACCGGCAACTTCCGGATCGGCGACATCCGCCACTGCTTCGCGGACACCGGCAAGGCGGAGCGGGAGCTGGGCTTCGCCCCGAAGGTTTCGCTGGTGGAGGGCATGGCCGAGCTGGCCGGGTGGCTGGAGACGCAGGAGGCCCAGGACAACGTCGAGGCCGCGGGTCGCGAGCTCGCCGAGCGGGGGCTGACGGTTTGA